In Halapricum desulfuricans, a single window of DNA contains:
- a CDS encoding DUF7411 family protein, with translation MDAAVCFSGGKDSTLAALLLEPFYDVTLVCATAGLADSAVHAREAAEAVDLPFERVGLEERIVREAAERVVADGFPRNGIQAIHEHALEEVAALGYDTVADGTRRDDRVPTIPRAFAQSLEDRHGIDYLSPLTGFGRGAVDRLVETHLDVESGPSETVPKADYETEIRAVIAEEYGQATVEECFPEHVQTRVRGRQ, from the coding sequence ATGGACGCGGCCGTCTGCTTCAGCGGTGGCAAGGACTCGACGCTGGCGGCGTTGCTCCTGGAGCCGTTCTACGACGTGACACTGGTCTGTGCGACCGCCGGCCTCGCCGACAGCGCCGTCCACGCTCGCGAGGCGGCCGAAGCCGTCGACTTGCCGTTCGAACGGGTCGGACTCGAAGAGCGGATCGTCCGCGAGGCCGCCGAGCGGGTCGTCGCCGACGGGTTCCCGCGCAACGGCATCCAGGCGATCCACGAGCACGCCCTGGAGGAAGTCGCCGCGCTTGGGTACGACACCGTCGCCGACGGGACGCGCCGGGACGATCGGGTGCCGACGATCCCGCGCGCGTTCGCCCAGAGCCTGGAAGATCGACACGGGATCGACTACCTCTCGCCGCTGACGGGCTTCGGTCGCGGGGCGGTCGATCGGCTCGTCGAGACGCACCTCGACGTGGAGTCCGGGCCGAGCGAGACAGTTCCGAAAGCCGACTACGAGACGGAGATCCGGGCCGTCATCGCCGAGGAGTACGGTCAGGCG